One genomic segment of Novosphingobium sp. RL4 includes these proteins:
- a CDS encoding TonB-dependent receptor domain-containing protein, giving the protein MRYNALAAGSAVARFRCVLMLSCLGLSAGALSTAAFAQTLPETAQDTAGENKAADIVVTGSRIRRAAADSPSPLSIVDADQIKATGTQNIADVVNQLPALAVTQTNQTSNLAGNAGVNALDLRGLGTQRTLVLVDGRRQVAAIPGTSAVDLSNIPSSLVQRVEVITGGASALYGADAVAGVANFILKKDFEGVEANTRYSASTRGDMDTYGFDLLAGANFADHRGNVTLYGFFENTPGTVSGADRPWTADGYPIYARTSSSSPYYIQDHVRNINTADAAQVVLGGRLYAVSGNGTLRDPILGPGGFVNAVPVNLGTSTEPLGTLLTDGGEYNGRYDGWFLSVPSQRINTRASASFEVSDALKLFANATFAHNTSKAGYLQMTAFGTDVVPADSPYITDEMRAANGGAVPAGGVQFARRFMELAAPRTEYDRTLFQAVTGAEGDFTLFSKPWNYSTYYSYGKTTERVRDVNSTAYDRWYLGLDSTTGPDGKAICRSTLDDPGNGCVAINPLVKLTPEMIDYITYTSHWSKSTLTQQVLSGYVSGGLFDLPGGAVQVVLGGEYRKERNDIGAIPEYNPDSPLYDPTIGTTAGTLVGKYSVKEVYGEVHVPLLAKTPFFETLSLDGALRLSDYSTAGSTTTWKIGGEWAPIRDIRFRATYGQAVRAPNIGELYTADSISGLWITDPCNTYNLANRATRTQYTAANCAAISPADTASYWLYRDIISSGNLDLKPETAKTLTVGAVMQPRFLPGLSLTVDYYNIDLRNAIDAFGAQTLIDKCVDQPTLDNIFCPLIKRDANGNLEAVMTQKLNLAQYLTRGIDFGLNYSVPLARLGLPDDEGKLSIDANYTRLLNRRYTLDPSDPNSITEYAGIFGSPKWKGVVRTTYSRDGLGFTWSLRHVSPMKASTTITKEKYSKIWTPNVFYNDFSAFFALTDNIELSGGLNNAFDRKPPRIPGAEAGGANFELSEQSGVYDVIGRTFFLSLRFHR; this is encoded by the coding sequence ATGAGATATAATGCCCTCGCCGCGGGGTCCGCCGTGGCGCGTTTCCGGTGCGTGCTGATGCTGAGTTGCCTGGGGCTTTCCGCTGGCGCCCTTTCAACCGCGGCCTTCGCCCAGACGCTGCCCGAGACCGCCCAGGACACGGCGGGCGAGAACAAGGCGGCCGATATCGTCGTTACCGGTTCCCGCATCCGCCGCGCCGCAGCCGACAGTCCTTCGCCGCTTTCGATCGTCGATGCAGACCAGATCAAGGCGACTGGCACGCAGAACATCGCCGATGTCGTCAACCAGCTTCCGGCACTGGCCGTCACCCAGACCAACCAGACCAGCAACCTTGCGGGCAACGCTGGCGTCAATGCGCTTGACCTGCGCGGCCTGGGCACGCAGCGCACGCTGGTACTGGTCGACGGTCGCCGTCAGGTGGCGGCGATTCCGGGTACTTCGGCGGTCGATCTCAGCAATATTCCCTCCAGCCTCGTCCAGCGCGTGGAGGTGATCACCGGCGGCGCCTCGGCGCTGTACGGCGCGGATGCGGTTGCGGGCGTGGCCAACTTCATCCTCAAGAAGGACTTCGAAGGGGTCGAGGCGAACACGCGCTACAGTGCGTCCACGCGCGGCGACATGGATACCTACGGGTTCGACCTGCTGGCCGGCGCCAACTTTGCCGACCATCGCGGCAACGTGACGCTTTACGGGTTCTTCGAGAACACGCCCGGAACCGTCAGCGGTGCGGACCGGCCATGGACGGCGGACGGTTATCCGATCTACGCCCGCACCAGCAGTTCAAGCCCCTATTACATCCAGGATCACGTTCGCAACATCAACACCGCCGATGCCGCGCAAGTGGTACTGGGCGGCAGGCTTTACGCGGTCAGCGGCAATGGCACGCTGCGCGATCCGATCCTCGGTCCGGGTGGTTTCGTCAACGCCGTTCCCGTCAATCTGGGCACGTCGACCGAACCGCTGGGCACTTTGCTGACCGATGGCGGCGAATATAATGGCCGCTATGACGGCTGGTTCCTCTCGGTTCCCTCGCAGCGTATCAACACCCGCGCATCGGCGAGCTTTGAGGTCAGCGATGCGCTGAAGCTGTTCGCCAACGCTACTTTCGCGCACAATACGTCCAAGGCCGGCTATCTCCAGATGACCGCCTTCGGCACCGACGTCGTTCCGGCGGACAGCCCCTACATCACGGACGAGATGCGCGCTGCCAATGGCGGTGCGGTGCCGGCGGGCGGCGTGCAGTTCGCGCGGCGTTTCATGGAACTGGCCGCTCCGCGCACCGAGTATGACCGCACGCTGTTCCAGGCCGTGACCGGTGCCGAGGGTGATTTCACGCTCTTCTCCAAGCCATGGAACTATTCGACCTATTACTCCTACGGCAAGACCACCGAACGCGTGCGCGACGTCAATTCGACTGCATACGATCGCTGGTATCTGGGCCTCGACAGCACGACGGGGCCGGACGGCAAGGCGATCTGCCGCAGCACGCTCGACGATCCCGGCAACGGCTGCGTGGCGATCAATCCCCTGGTGAAGCTCACGCCGGAGATGATCGACTACATCACCTATACCTCGCACTGGTCGAAATCGACGCTGACGCAGCAGGTCCTGTCCGGCTACGTTAGCGGCGGCCTGTTCGACCTTCCCGGCGGCGCGGTGCAGGTTGTGCTGGGCGGAGAGTACCGCAAGGAGCGCAACGATATCGGCGCGATCCCCGAGTACAATCCGGACAGCCCGCTTTACGATCCCACCATCGGCACGACCGCCGGAACGCTGGTAGGAAAGTATTCGGTCAAGGAAGTCTACGGCGAAGTCCACGTCCCGCTGCTGGCGAAGACGCCATTCTTCGAGACGCTTTCGCTGGACGGCGCGCTGCGCCTTTCGGACTACAGCACCGCCGGTTCGACTACGACCTGGAAGATCGGCGGCGAATGGGCGCCGATCCGTGACATCCGCTTCCGCGCGACTTATGGCCAGGCCGTGCGCGCGCCGAACATAGGCGAGCTTTACACAGCGGACAGCATTTCGGGTCTCTGGATCACGGACCCGTGCAACACCTACAACCTCGCCAACCGGGCTACCCGCACGCAGTACACGGCGGCGAACTGCGCGGCGATCAGCCCTGCGGATACCGCCAGCTACTGGCTCTACCGTGACATCATCTCGAGCGGCAATCTCGACCTGAAGCCGGAAACCGCCAAGACGCTGACGGTCGGCGCGGTGATGCAGCCGCGCTTCTTGCCGGGCCTGTCGCTGACGGTCGATTACTACAACATCGACCTGCGCAATGCGATCGATGCGTTCGGTGCGCAGACCCTGATCGACAAGTGCGTGGATCAGCCGACGCTCGACAATATCTTCTGCCCCCTCATCAAGCGCGACGCCAACGGCAATCTCGAAGCGGTGATGACGCAGAAGCTGAACCTTGCGCAGTATCTGACGCGGGGTATCGATTTCGGCCTGAACTATTCGGTTCCGCTGGCACGGCTCGGCCTGCCGGACGACGAGGGCAAGCTTTCGATCGACGCCAACTACACGCGCCTGCTCAATCGTCGCTACACGCTCGATCCGTCCGATCCCAATTCGATCACCGAATATGCCGGAATCTTCGGTTCTCCGAAGTGGAAGGGTGTTGTGCGCACGACCTATTCGCGTGACGGCTTGGGCTTCACCTGGAGCCTGCGCCACGTCTCGCCGATGAAGGCCAGCACCACGATCACCAAGGAGAAGTACAGCAAGATCTGGACGCCGAACGTATTCTACAACGATTTCTCGGCCTTCTTCGCGCTCACTGACAATATCGAACTGTCAGGCGGGCTCAACAACGCCTTCGACCGCAAGCCGCCGCGCATCCCCGGTGCCGAGGCGGGCGGCGCGAACTTCGAACTGAGCGAACAGTCCGGTGTCTACGATGTGATCGGACGCACCTTCTTCCTCAGCCTGAGGTTCCACCGATGA
- a CDS encoding alpha-hydroxy acid oxidase, with protein MAAIAERAHNIPQLRDLARRRLPRAIWEFVERGTEDDLLIGRNPDALRAVQLLPRTLRDVSARSAEITLFGRRQPLPLVIAPTGVADLMWHRGERAIAKAAATAGIPFTQTTSSTTSFAEIAKVASCGHWMQMYLWERRDLSWQVVDAARENGAEVLVLTVDTPLWPLREFNRRAGMSNPVRPNARLVGDFLRRPRWLASVMGRYMLEGGLPQFANYPAEVGGRITGKVSRVANSASVDWKDVAELRRRWPGKLVLKGLLHPDDARMAVDHGVDGIAVSNHGGRNFDSSPPAITALGDIVDAVAGRAAVLFDSGIRRGADVLKAMAIGADAVMVGRATLYGCAAAGEAGARHALTLLANEIDVGMAMLGVNRLNQLDRSFLMPGTAGLLR; from the coding sequence ATGGCCGCCATCGCCGAACGCGCGCACAATATACCCCAGCTTCGCGACCTCGCCCGCCGCCGCCTGCCACGCGCGATATGGGAGTTCGTGGAGCGGGGAACCGAAGACGATCTCCTGATCGGGCGGAACCCCGATGCCCTGCGCGCCGTGCAACTCCTGCCGCGCACCCTGCGCGACGTCTCCGCGCGTTCCGCAGAAATTACGCTGTTCGGGCGCCGCCAGCCGCTCCCACTGGTGATCGCACCCACCGGGGTAGCGGATCTCATGTGGCACCGCGGCGAACGCGCCATCGCGAAAGCCGCGGCAACAGCGGGCATTCCCTTCACGCAGACCACTAGTTCCACCACCAGCTTCGCCGAGATCGCCAAAGTGGCCTCGTGCGGGCACTGGATGCAGATGTACCTCTGGGAAAGGCGCGACCTGTCGTGGCAGGTCGTCGATGCCGCACGGGAAAACGGCGCGGAAGTCCTGGTGCTGACAGTGGATACGCCGCTCTGGCCGCTGCGCGAATTCAACCGCAGGGCCGGCATGTCGAACCCGGTGCGCCCGAACGCCCGCCTCGTCGGCGATTTCCTGCGCCGACCGCGCTGGCTCGCCTCGGTCATGGGCCGCTACATGCTGGAGGGCGGCTTGCCGCAGTTCGCCAATTATCCGGCGGAAGTCGGCGGACGGATCACCGGCAAGGTCTCCCGCGTCGCCAATTCCGCCTCGGTCGACTGGAAGGACGTGGCCGAACTGCGCCGCCGCTGGCCCGGCAAACTCGTGCTCAAGGGCCTGCTCCATCCCGACGATGCGCGGATGGCAGTGGATCACGGCGTGGACGGTATCGCCGTATCCAACCATGGCGGGCGCAATTTCGATTCCTCGCCGCCCGCTATCACCGCACTCGGCGATATCGTCGATGCCGTGGCAGGGCGCGCAGCAGTCCTGTTCGACAGTGGCATCCGGCGCGGCGCAGACGTGCTGAAAGCCATGGCGATCGGCGCGGACGCGGTGATGGTAGGCCGTGCGACGCTCTATGGCTGCGCCGCCGCTGGCGAGGCAGGAGCCCGACATGCGCTGACGTTGCTCGCGAACGAGATAGACGTGGGCATGGCCATGCTGGGCGTGAACCGGCTGAACCAGCTTGACCGCAGCTTCCTGATGCCCGGAACCGCCGGGTTGCTGCGCTGA
- a CDS encoding NtaA/DmoA family FMN-dependent monooxygenase (This protein belongs to a clade of FMN-dependent monooxygenases, within a broader family of flavin-dependent oxidoreductases, the luciferase-like monooxygenase (LMM) family, some of whose members use coenzyme F420 rather than FMN.) has product MTSKQIHLVSFQIHSPINHTVLSWAAPGDTRLSAMSDLKAWQSLVRTLERGKFDGLFFADTPGVFDRYRDSHEDAVKYGVCWPSHDPVVLLSALAAATEHLGLATTMSTSSYRPWSIVRQLSTLDYLSGGRVGWNIVTGHLRGEHRALGLEQLEHDRRYDAADEYMEICYRLWDSIGEGAILADRERGIYADPDKVKFVDFNGEFHKCHTVGPVLPSPQRRPVLFQAGTSGRGLRFGIEHGDVVFAIQPNLPGMQRYMRQLEEAASGLGRKTPGVLFGVQPILGGTEEEAQRHLDDLIERLPLDGCLARLSGTMGVDFSGIELDQPMQEQATQASQGLMKAFTSVLGDRPFTLREVAIKWGLAVGMPQLVGTPDQVADKLESIWRETGCHGFNLTPTVMASSVEGFVDEVVPILQKRGIYRTEYEGTTFARNLGLN; this is encoded by the coding sequence CCTCGTTCGCACGCTTGAGCGCGGGAAGTTCGACGGGCTGTTCTTCGCCGACACGCCCGGCGTGTTCGACCGCTATAGAGACAGCCACGAGGACGCGGTGAAGTACGGCGTGTGCTGGCCCAGCCACGATCCTGTCGTACTGCTTTCCGCCCTTGCCGCCGCCACCGAACATCTCGGCCTGGCAACCACGATGTCGACAAGTTCCTATCGCCCCTGGTCGATCGTGCGCCAGCTCTCGACGCTGGACTACCTGTCCGGCGGACGTGTCGGCTGGAATATCGTCACCGGCCACTTGCGCGGCGAACATCGCGCGCTGGGCCTCGAACAGCTCGAACATGACCGCCGATACGATGCTGCCGACGAATATATGGAGATCTGCTACCGGCTCTGGGATTCCATCGGCGAAGGCGCGATCCTGGCCGACCGCGAACGCGGCATCTATGCCGATCCCGACAAGGTGAAGTTCGTCGACTTCAACGGTGAATTCCACAAGTGCCACACGGTCGGCCCGGTCCTGCCTTCGCCGCAGCGTCGCCCGGTGCTGTTCCAGGCCGGAACCTCCGGGCGGGGGCTGCGCTTCGGCATCGAGCACGGCGACGTGGTGTTCGCGATCCAGCCGAATCTGCCGGGAATGCAGCGCTACATGCGGCAACTCGAAGAAGCCGCTTCCGGTCTTGGCCGCAAAACCCCGGGCGTGCTGTTTGGCGTGCAGCCGATCCTCGGCGGCACCGAGGAGGAAGCCCAGCGCCATCTCGACGACCTGATCGAACGCTTGCCACTCGACGGTTGCCTTGCCCGCCTTTCCGGCACGATGGGCGTGGACTTCTCCGGCATCGAACTGGACCAGCCGATGCAGGAACAGGCGACCCAGGCTTCGCAGGGGCTGATGAAGGCCTTTACCTCGGTTCTGGGCGACAGGCCCTTCACCTTGCGCGAAGTGGCCATCAAGTGGGGTCTTGCCGTCGGCATGCCGCAGCTCGTGGGCACGCCCGACCAAGTCGCCGACAAACTGGAAAGCATCTGGCGCGAAACCGGCTGCCACGGCTTCAACCTCACTCCTACGGTCATGGCTTCCTCAGTAGAAGGTTTTGTCGACGAGGTGGTGCCGATCCTGCAGAAGCGCGGGATCTATCGCACGGAATACGAAGGCACGACGTTCGCCAGAAATCTCGGGCTGAACTGA
- a CDS encoding S8 family serine peptidase → MIPRGKTPYALLASLLLALTGPAQAQLSLPGGIDPLGTLGRVGDAAQELTDRALAPTSTIERSARQLAQARIARLEGLVMASRGAVDWDDRHEPARAGEVLLLDPDPASLALARDRGFLPIEQGVIEDLGIAYARLSVPAGQSLARGLKILRRALPGREITADQIHFPSGVGAGGTNAKPATPALPRGGTVGVIDGAIAGSDRLVAQRGFASGAPKGSEHASAIASLLKSAGSARIYGADVYGSDPAGGNALAIARALGWMAGQGVPVVSISLVGPVNPLLARAVAAARAKGMAVVAAVGNDGAAAPPAYPASYPGVVAVTGVDGRGRVLIEAGRASHLDYAAPGADMSAIVPAKGRIGLRGTSFAAPLAASRIAARMAQGRSAASALEAANSEAFGASRQTGRGVLCMICRSGT, encoded by the coding sequence ATGATACCGCGCGGGAAGACACCATACGCATTGCTGGCCTCGCTGCTCCTGGCCCTGACGGGGCCGGCGCAGGCACAGCTTTCGCTTCCCGGCGGGATTGATCCGCTCGGCACTTTGGGGCGGGTTGGCGATGCCGCGCAGGAATTGACGGATCGAGCACTGGCGCCAACCTCGACAATCGAGCGCAGCGCGCGCCAACTTGCGCAGGCGCGTATCGCGCGTCTGGAAGGCTTGGTCATGGCAAGCCGGGGAGCGGTGGACTGGGATGATCGCCATGAACCGGCCCGCGCCGGAGAGGTACTGTTGCTCGATCCCGACCCTGCCAGCCTTGCCCTCGCGCGGGACCGGGGATTCCTGCCGATCGAGCAAGGTGTGATCGAGGATCTCGGCATCGCTTATGCGCGGCTTTCCGTCCCCGCCGGGCAATCGCTCGCCCGCGGGCTCAAGATCTTGCGCCGGGCGCTGCCAGGCCGCGAGATCACGGCTGACCAGATTCATTTCCCGTCAGGCGTGGGCGCCGGTGGGACCAATGCGAAGCCTGCTACGCCGGCGCTGCCACGAGGGGGAACGGTCGGCGTTATCGATGGTGCGATTGCGGGCTCGGATCGGCTTGTCGCTCAGCGCGGTTTCGCCAGCGGCGCCCCCAAAGGCAGTGAGCATGCTTCTGCGATCGCCTCGCTGCTCAAGAGTGCAGGATCGGCGCGGATCTATGGTGCCGATGTCTACGGTTCGGACCCGGCTGGCGGCAATGCCCTTGCTATCGCGCGCGCGCTTGGCTGGATGGCGGGGCAGGGGGTGCCGGTCGTGTCGATCAGCCTGGTCGGGCCTGTCAATCCGTTGCTGGCGCGGGCGGTGGCGGCTGCCCGCGCGAAAGGGATGGCGGTGGTCGCCGCCGTCGGCAATGACGGCGCCGCTGCGCCTCCTGCCTACCCGGCGTCCTATCCCGGTGTTGTCGCGGTGACCGGAGTGGACGGTCGGGGCCGGGTGCTGATCGAGGCCGGACGGGCATCCCACCTGGATTATGCTGCTCCCGGCGCGGACATGTCGGCAATCGTTCCTGCCAAGGGACGCATCGGTTTGCGGGGCACGTCCTTCGCCGCTCCTCTAGCGGCGTCCCGCATCGCGGCTCGCATGGCGCAGGGCAGGAGTGCCGCTTCGGCTCTTGAAGCCGCGAATTCCGAGGCATTCGGCGCATCGCGCCAGACTGGACGGGGCGTGCTCTGCATGATCTGCCGTTCGGGTACATAA
- a CDS encoding anti-sigma factor family protein, which yields MSVTAEELMALVDGELSPEDAARVEAAIAADPELARRLDAERGLRETLRGHFAPVAREPVPDALTDMIARAAAEEAEEQMTDSNHAAPAQVLDFASARSRREEAEKARRKAERRSRAPIFADRRMAFAIAASLVLGLMLGTRLHSEGPITSNGDRLVASGTLAKGLDRTLASAGGDGDLRILTSFRRSDGGYCRVFEARAATGIACKDDRDWVLERTMKPGDRAAGTYRQAGSAGAALLAAAQEMAAGEPLDAAQESAARERNWR from the coding sequence ATGAGCGTGACGGCGGAAGAACTGATGGCGCTCGTCGACGGCGAGCTTTCGCCCGAAGATGCTGCGCGCGTCGAAGCCGCCATTGCGGCGGACCCGGAACTGGCCCGGCGGCTCGATGCCGAGCGCGGCCTTCGCGAAACCCTGCGCGGACATTTCGCACCGGTGGCCAGGGAACCCGTGCCCGATGCGCTCACCGACATGATCGCCCGCGCCGCCGCCGAGGAGGCGGAAGAGCAGATGACCGACAGCAACCACGCCGCACCGGCGCAGGTGCTGGACTTCGCGAGCGCACGCAGCCGCCGCGAGGAAGCCGAAAAGGCGCGCCGCAAGGCCGAAAGAAGATCACGCGCTCCGATCTTCGCTGATCGGCGCATGGCCTTCGCCATCGCCGCTTCACTGGTGCTCGGGCTGATGCTGGGCACCCGGCTTCACAGCGAAGGGCCGATCACGTCGAATGGCGACAGGCTGGTGGCCTCGGGTACGCTGGCAAAGGGGCTCGACCGCACGCTGGCATCGGCGGGAGGAGATGGCGACTTGCGTATCCTCACCAGCTTCCGGCGCAGCGACGGCGGCTATTGCCGCGTGTTCGAAGCCCGCGCGGCAACGGGCATCGCCTGCAAGGATGACCGCGACTGGGTTCTCGAGCGGACGATGAAGCCGGGCGACAGGGCAGCTGGTACTTACCGGCAGGCCGGGTCCGCCGGTGCCGCTTTGCTGGCGGCCGCGCAGGAGATGGCCGCGGGCGAGCCACTTGACGCCGCACAGGAAAGTGCCGCTCGCGAGAGAAACTGGCGCTGA
- a CDS encoding RNA polymerase sigma factor — protein sequence MSNNGFCNELTALLPRLRRFARGLAQNAADADDLCQSTVERALRARQQWQEGTRLDAWVYRIMRNQWIDETRARARRAQTFAHEDEGANIGMAGDRDAENRVELSNVDRALARLPEEQREAVVLVLVEGFAYREAAEMIGIPQGTLTSRLGRGREALMKELGEVA from the coding sequence ATGAGCAACAACGGCTTCTGCAACGAACTGACGGCACTGCTGCCACGCTTGCGGCGGTTCGCACGCGGGCTTGCGCAGAATGCCGCCGATGCCGACGACCTTTGCCAGTCGACCGTCGAGCGTGCGCTCAGGGCCCGCCAGCAGTGGCAGGAAGGGACGCGTCTTGACGCGTGGGTTTACAGGATCATGCGGAACCAGTGGATCGACGAGACCAGAGCAAGAGCGCGCCGGGCACAGACTTTCGCTCACGAGGACGAAGGCGCGAACATCGGCATGGCCGGGGACCGCGACGCGGAGAACCGCGTCGAGCTGAGCAATGTTGACCGCGCGCTGGCGCGGCTGCCGGAAGAACAGCGCGAGGCCGTCGTGCTGGTGCTGGTCGAAGGCTTCGCTTACCGCGAGGCCGCCGAGATGATCGGCATTCCGCAGGGAACACTGACCTCCCGGCTAGGTCGCGGCCGGGAAGCACTGATGAAGGAATTGGGAGAAGTGGCATGA